The Thermincola ferriacetica region CTTTACCCTGTGATAAGTTAGCATTATTGCGCAACTGGTTTATTTGATTAAAACCTGTAATAATGGCTACAGCCATAGGTCTTTCCCTCCCTAAAATTAATGAACCTAATTATAGTCTATGCCGGTAAAATTATATTGTGCTTTAGACCCAATCACGAATTTAGTATTTCAGACATAACTTAATAAATAAAAGGCAGGTGATAAACTATGATGGTGGGTTCCCTGCAAATTAATATCAATACATTACGAATAGCTGATGTCGATACCGGTTCTGCTGTAGCAATTGGCAGCAATTATTTTAATGACTGGCGAACCCATAGCAAGGTGAACAGCGGTTTCGGCAGGCTATCCGGAGACTGTAATGCTTTTCATGATCTTATAGCAAGTGTCGAAGACCCAGATTCTGTTGATATGTTCAGCAAAGAGTTTATAGGCGAATCTTACGGACACCCATTATTAGAAAGGAGCCAAAAATGAAGACGGAAATATATATAGGCAACTCTCATTTAACAGTTGCTCAGAATAATGCCGTACTAAATTACGGCGAAAGCAGCCTTCAGGGATGGCGAACACGGTCTAAAACCAATTATTCTTTTGGGCGGGTTAACGGAGACGGCAACTTGATTGGCAGCCGCCTCAATTTACTGAGTGACCCGGATATCTTCGACATGACTGTTAAACCGCTAAATTGTCAGGTGAAAAAGGGGTAATTTGCCTATGAACAGTTTTAATCCTTTTGATGGTCAAAATTTTAATCCCTTTGATGTATTAAAGGAAAGAAATATACCTAGTGTTTCTATGTGGTTTGAACAAATGAAACAATTCCCATGGCTGGAAAAATACATAAACGATATACTGGGACCCAATTTTTGGCGTCAAATTACCGGAGGAAAACAGCAATCTTTTTCCTCCAAAACAGAAGTATTCGAAACTTCCGACGAAGTTATTGTTAAATTACCGATACCGGGTCTCGAAAAAACGACGGATATAAGGGTTAAGTTAAGCGGAGTAACTTTGTGGATTGAAGCAAGTCCACCGGCAAATATTGTTGAACTTGACCATGACAGGATAAAACTGCACAAGGATGCCGAACCTGTCTCGCCGCGGAAAATATCGCACACTGTGAAATTACCGGCACCGGTAAATTATCTTGATGCTAAAGCCATCTATAAATCCGGCACTCTGGAAATTAGATTGCCTAAGGAATTCAATTCGGAAGACACGCATGATATCAGAGTAAATTTTCTGTAACACAGGTAAGAAGGAAAAAGTTCACCCATTTAAAAATTGGTGAACTTTTTCCTGTACAAAATACTGTCGCTCGCTGGCCAGCCACTGTAATGGTGAAACAAGGCAACGATTGTTTCACCATTACAGTAGTCATCACTGGACATGGCAACCGGTCATAAATTTTATTGAGCCCTGTAGCTCATTCTCACTTTTGGAATATAATTTTTTTTGACCTCCATTCCCTGCACTTGCTCCGTTTCTTTATTTTCCCCTTGTTTAACTGATTGCTTGTTTTCATGCAGCGCCTTTTTTTGGCTTTCCCCCTCTTGAGATTCCATTTTAATCACTTTGCCGCCGTAATTTAGTCCCACGCTTAGCACTCCGCTCAATTCTTTAACATCAATTGCATCCAGGTTTATTTCGAACTTATCTGTATGCATATGTTCTATTATTACCTTCTCTATGGTCCAGCACTTATTTTCTATGACATTACGTAATTTCTTTTGTTCCTTTTCCAAGTCAGTTAATCTTTCACGTAGTTCGGCCAGGCCATTTGCTTTGGAAAATGCGGGTGAATTGTTTTTATGCGGTTTAAATATGTTGTTTAAGTAATCCCAGAGCAAAAAACAACCCCCCGAATTAATTTTTAACTACCAATATTTTGCCTAAAATAGCAACTTCTTCGGCACATCTTTTATTTCTTTTACATATTATATAGTATGCACTTTTGAGAAGTATGTGCTCATAACCTACCAGAGAAAATAAAAGAGACCCTTGCAGGTCTCTTATGTATTGGAGCTCAAATTATTTTGCAAAAACATGGTTACCGATTTTTTTGGTGATTATACGTGACCAAACCCATTTACTTGTTGCGGTAGAAGGATTCCAGTAATAAAGAGCCCCACCCGTTGGATCCCAACCACTCAAAGCATCCTGAACCGCTTTATAGGCCGTCTGGTCCGGACGCAAATTGATCTGCCCGTCAGCCACACAACTGAAAGCCAGTGGTTCATAAATAACTCCGGCTATTGAATTGG contains the following coding sequences:
- a CDS encoding Hsp20/alpha crystallin family protein → MNSFNPFDGQNFNPFDVLKERNIPSVSMWFEQMKQFPWLEKYINDILGPNFWRQITGGKQQSFSSKTEVFETSDEVIVKLPIPGLEKTTDIRVKLSGVTLWIEASPPANIVELDHDRIKLHKDAEPVSPRKISHTVKLPAPVNYLDAKAIYKSGTLEIRLPKEFNSEDTHDIRVNFL